In Necator americanus strain Aroian chromosome IV, whole genome shotgun sequence, the following proteins share a genomic window:
- a CDS encoding hypothetical protein (NECATOR_CHRIV.G15184.T2): protein MRRIDDRRAKRTLEWIPRDAKRPRGRPPTKWGDVFVTRMDQLRAQLDTAQEPRQRHSRNLRTSWMRMAK, encoded by the coding sequence atgagaagaatcgacgatagaagagctaaaagaacgctagaatggatcccaagagatgctaaacgccctagaggaagaccgccaacgaaatggggtgacgtgttcgttacacggatggaccagctgagagctcagctggatacggctcaagaacctcgtcaacgtcactcacgaaacttgagaacatcttggatgagaATGGCAAAAtga
- a CDS encoding hypothetical protein (NECATOR_CHRIV.G15185.T1), whose product MLRGSPPCVEHASKPRTTNLDRISKTIKELLERRRALRLDPNASHIERDLREHNIPLAAWLSEDGTRTSSRPEMEITERFYSNLFRSSTPVSSPIIPTEGAPPRILPSEKERISDQWKTSQIVLIHKKGDREDLRNYRPICLLSVMQGFSCLDHIQTVSRVIEACREYRLPLVLTFVDYEKAFDSVETNTILSALVDQGVDASKYAYCEDGGVQLEGSQIVETSSYVYLGRSMNIDLNLKEELNRRMRAAWAAFAPVREATDHLTDQDLRAHLFDSTVLPALCYAAETLRTQHLAGLRSSDLRGMSRLRDPAEYVSKAKHRWASHIMRRIDDRRAKRTLEWIPRDAKRPRGRPPTKWGDVFVTRMDQLRAQLDTAQEPRQRHSRNLRTSWMRMAK is encoded by the exons ATGCTCAGAGGATCACCACCCTGTGTTGAGcatgcctcgaagccgcgcacgacaaacttggatcgaatttcgaagaccatcaaggaattgttggaaagaagaagggctttgaggcttgatccgaatgcatcgcacattgagcg ggatctccgcgaacataatattccgctagcagcctggctaagcgaagacgggactcgcacttCTTCTCGTCCTGAGATGGAAAtcacggagaggttctactcgaaccttttccgttcatcaactcctgtgtcaagcccaatcatccccactgagggagctccaccacggattctcccttcggaa aaagaaaggatctcagaccagtggaagacctcgcaaatcgttcttatccataagaaaggtgaccgggaggaccttcggaactaccgtccgatatgcttgttGAGTGTTATGCAGG ggttcagctgcttggaccacatccagactgTGTCAAGGGTCATAGAGgcttgccgggaataccgcttgccccttgttctaaccttcgtcgactatgagaaagccttcgacagcgtagaaacgaatacaatactgtcagcgctggtcgatcaaggtgtggacgcttc GAAgtacgcctactgcgaggacggaggagtacaacttgaaggctcccaaatcgtggaaacttcgtcatacgtatacctcggacgttctatgaacatagACTTgaacttgaaggaagaattgaatagaagaatgagagcagcatgggcagcattcgcacccgtcagggaGGCTACGGACCATCtaacggaccaagatcttcgtgcccatctgttcgactcgacagttcttccagcgctctgttacgcagcggagac tttgcgcacacaacacctagccggtcttcgcagctccgacttaagaggaatgtctcgtcttcgcgacccagcggaatatgtatcgaaagcaaaacataggtGGGCcagtcacatcatgagaagaatcgacgatagaagagctaaaagaacgctagaatggatcccaagagatgctaaacgccctagaggaagaccgccaacgaaatggggtgacgtgttcgttacacggatggaccagctgagagctcagctggatacggctcaagaacctcgtcaacgtcactcacgaaacttgagaacatcttggatgagaATGGCAAAAtga
- a CDS encoding hypothetical protein (NECATOR_CHRIV.G15184.T1) — protein sequence MSRLRDPAEYVSKAKHRWASHIMRRIDDRRAKRTLEWIPRDAKRPRGRPPTKWGDVFVTRMDQLRAQLDTAQEPRQRHSRNLRTSWMRMAK from the coding sequence atgtctcgtcttcgcgacccagcggaatatgtatcgaaagcaaaacataggtGGGCcagtcacatcatgagaagaatcgacgatagaagagctaaaagaacgctagaatggatcccaagagatgctaaacgccctagaggaagaccgccaacgaaatggggtgacgtgttcgttacacggatggaccagctgagagctcagctggatacggctcaagaacctcgtcaacgtcactcacgaaacttgagaacatcttggatgagaATGGCAAAAtga